A genomic stretch from Pseudoliparis swirei isolate HS2019 ecotype Mariana Trench chromosome 18, NWPU_hadal_v1, whole genome shotgun sequence includes:
- the ctsa gene encoding lysosomal protective protein, translated as MRVVVLCCFLFSLLAAGDAAPAADEVAYLPGLQKQPSFKQYSGYLSVADGKHLHYWFVASQKNPPSDPVVLWLNGGPGCSSLDGLLTEHGPFLIQDDGVTLQYNDYSWNKIANMLYLESPAGVGFSYSDDKNYVTNDTEVSMNNYLALKEFFRLFPEFLKNELFLTGESYGGVYIPTLAERVMEDGSLNLQGVAVGNGLSSYELNDNALVYFSYYHGLLGGRLWASLQMFCCEDGKCNFYNNRNLNCSDDLSEVQDIVYGSGLNIYNLYAPCPGGVRERYGVERSELVIRDLGNSFINHHGTQLWKKKLRGLASQHLSVRLDPPCTNSTPSTLYLNNPYVRAALHIRPRALNWVICSSEVNLNYGRLYLDVRKQYMKLLGALKYRVLVYNGDVDMACNFMGDEWFVESLNQKVEVLRRPWLYSDAAGQQIGGFVKEFDNIAFLTVKGSGHMVPTDKPIAAFAMFTRFMKRQPY; from the exons atgcGGGTGGTGGTGCTGTGTTGCTTCCTGTTCTCTCTGCTGGCTGCCGGTGATGCCGCTCCGGCTGCAGACGAGGTGGCTTACCTGCCCGGGCTGCAGAAACAGCCGAGCTTCAAACAGTATTCTGGATACCTGAGCGTGGCCGACGGGAAACACCTGCACTACTG gttCGTGGCGTCCCAGAAGAACCCGCCCTCTGACCCGGTGGTGCTGTGGTTGAATGGCGGCCCCGGCTGCAGCTCTCTGGACGGCCTGCTGACGGAACACGGACCCTTCCTG ATCCAGGATGACGGCGTGACGCTGCAGTACAACGACTActcgtggaacaag ATCGCCAACATGCTGTACCTGGAGTCTCCAGCAGGGGTCGGCTTCTCGTACTCCGACGATAAGAACTACGTCACCAACGACACGGAG GTGTCCATGAACAACTACCTGGCCCTGAAGGAGTTCTTCCGCCTGTTTCCAGAGTTCCTGAAGAACGAGTTGTTCCTGACCGGAGAGAGTTACGGAGGAGTGTACATCCCCACGCTGGCCGAGAGGGTGATGGAGGACGGCAGCCTCAACCTGCAG GGCGTTGCCGTGGGCAACGGGTTGTCGAGCTACGAGCTGAACGACAACGCGCTCGTGTACTTCTCGTATTACCACGGGCTGCTGGGCGGCCGCCTGTGGGCGTCGCTGCAGATGTTCTGCTGCGAGGACGGGAAGTGCAACTTCTACAACAACCGGAACCTCAACTGCTCCGACGAC CTGTCGGAGGTCCAGGACATCGTGTACGGATCCGGACTGAACATCTACAACCTGTACGCCCCGTGTCCCGGAGGCGTCAGGGAGAGATACGG CGTTGAGCGGAGTGAGCTGGTGATCCGAGATCTGGGGAACTCGTTCATCAACCACCACGGGACGCAGCTGTGGAaaaag aagttgCGAGGTCTGGCGTCTCAACACCTGTCCGTCCGTCTGGACCCCCCCTGCACTAactccaccccctccaccctctACCTGAACAACCCCTACGTCAGGGCCGCGCTGCACATCAGGCCCAGGGCCCTGAACTGGGTCATctgcag CTCGGAGGTGAATCTGAACTACGGCCGTCTCTACCTGGACGTCAGGAAGCAGTACATGAAGCTGCTCGGCGCGCTG aaGTACCGGGTCCTGGTGTATAACGGGGACGTGGACATGGCCTGCAACTTCATGGGCGACGAGTGGTTCGTGGAGTCTCTGAACCAGAAG GTGGAGGTCCTGCGGCGCCCGTGGCTCTACAGCGACGCGGCCGGTCAGCAGATCGGAGGCTTCGTCAAAGAGTTCGACAACATCGCCTTCCTCACCGTGAAG gGTTCTGGTCACATGGTTCCAACGGATAAACCAATCGCTGCCTTCGCCATGTTCACCAGATTCATGAAGAGACAACCCTACTGA